The genomic interval GTGGCGGAATTACTTCATTCGTGAACTTGGTGAGTTCATCGATGTGATGCCGCCCCAGCAGCGGATCGACAACAACTGGTACCAGGGGACCGCCGATGCGGTTTATCAGAACATCTATGCGATTGAGCGTGAGCAGCCGCAGGACGTTTTGATTCTGGCAGGTGATCACATCTACAAGATGAACTACAAACCGATGTTGGAGTTTCATCGCAAGATGGATGCCGACATCACCGTCGGTGCGCTTCGCGTGAGTGTGGACCAGGCACGCGAGTTTGGGGTCATGCAAACGGATCTCAAGAACCGCATCATCGGGTTCCAGGAAAAGCCTCAGAACCCTGTCCCCACGCCGGACGATCCGGACATCTGTTTGGCGTCGATGGGCATCTACGTGTTCAACGCGCGTTTCTTGTACGAGCAATTGTGCGCCGATGCGACTCGCGACGACAGCGACCATGATTTTGGCAAGAACATCATTCCCGGCGCGATCGATCAGTACAAGGTCTGTGCGTTTCCGTTCTTGGATGAAAACCGCAAGAGCGATGCGTACTGGCGCGACGTCGGCACGCTGGATGCCTATTACGAAGCCACGATGGACTTGATCAAAGTCGATCCGCAGTTGAATCTGTACGACGACAAATGGCCGGTGAGGGCTTTTCAACAGATGCTGCCGCCACCCAAGTTTGTGTTTGGCAGCGAAGGGCATTCCTCACGCCGAGGTTGCGCACTGGATTCGCTTGTTTGCCAAGGTTCCATCATCAGCGGCGGCAGCGTCCTGCGCAGCGTCTTGGGAACCAACGTTCGCATCAACAGTTACGCACAAGTGGAAGACAGCATTCTGTTTGATGGCGTCAACGTCGGGCGACACTGTCGAATTCGCAACGCGATCATTGACAAAGGCGTCAGTATTCCTGCGGAAACTCAGATCGGTTATGACCCACAGCACGACGCCGCACGCGGACTGACCGTGACCGAAAGCGGACTGGTGGTGATCGGTCGTGACGAGTTGATTGAGCCGTCCGTCGCCGTTGCAGGATCGGTCAAGATGGCCGGCGGTTGAACCTGCTCCATGTCTTACGTGATCGGTCTGATCTGTCTCGCACTTGGTTTGGTTGTCGGTTGGTTCCTCGGACGTCGCAGCACGCCGGCGGTGCCACCGGGAAACGAGCGCGACTTGAATCGCATGCTGCAGTTGCTCGGCGACTTGGGGACATGGACCGACGAGTATTCAGGTAATGTCTCTAGTTACCAACAGCAGTTGAAACACTTGGCCGCCGCCGTTCGCAAGCACAACGCGGCGGCATCGAGCGACCAACAAGTTGACGGCCAACAATTGATGTCGCTGTTGGAGCAATTCATCACGGGCAGCGAACGCGTTCAATCGCGACTCGATGCCGTCGAATGTGAACTGGAGTCTCGCACCCGTCAGATCAAGGATTACTTGGACCAAGCGCGCACGGACGGCTTGACCGGATTGCTCAATCGGCGGGTCTTTGACGAGGAGTTGGAAAAGCGATTTGAGCGATTCCGCGCCGGTGGCGCTTCGTTTTCGCTGGCTCTGATCGATGTCGATCACTTCAAGTCGATCAACGATACCCACGGCCATCCGATGGGCGACGGCGTGCTGCGACAACTGGCACAGTGGATGCAGCAACGGCT from Stieleria varia carries:
- the glgC gene encoding glucose-1-phosphate adenylyltransferase, which produces MKDILTVILAGGRGSRLEPLTRDRAKPAVPFGGLYRIIDFVLSNCLNSDMRRLLLLTQYKAQSLDRHINLAWRNYFIRELGEFIDVMPPQQRIDNNWYQGTADAVYQNIYAIEREQPQDVLILAGDHIYKMNYKPMLEFHRKMDADITVGALRVSVDQAREFGVMQTDLKNRIIGFQEKPQNPVPTPDDPDICLASMGIYVFNARFLYEQLCADATRDDSDHDFGKNIIPGAIDQYKVCAFPFLDENRKSDAYWRDVGTLDAYYEATMDLIKVDPQLNLYDDKWPVRAFQQMLPPPKFVFGSEGHSSRRGCALDSLVCQGSIISGGSVLRSVLGTNVRINSYAQVEDSILFDGVNVGRHCRIRNAIIDKGVSIPAETQIGYDPQHDAARGLTVTESGLVVIGRDELIEPSVAVAGSVKMAGG
- a CDS encoding GGDEF domain-containing protein, with the translated sequence MSYVIGLICLALGLVVGWFLGRRSTPAVPPGNERDLNRMLQLLGDLGTWTDEYSGNVSSYQQQLKHLAAAVRKHNAAASSDQQVDGQQLMSLLEQFITGSERVQSRLDAVECELESRTRQIKDYLDQARTDGLTGLLNRRVFDEELEKRFERFRAGGASFSLALIDVDHFKSINDTHGHPMGDGVLRQLAQWMQQRLGAGVTVARYGGDEFAVILDESVSRATERLETLRRAIAESTFRWEDHSVKVTLSIGISQPIDDASSLSVLRRADEALYAAKAMGRNHTLVDEGSGAQLPDAVEISTDPHRKD